Proteins co-encoded in one Malus domestica chromosome 09, GDT2T_hap1 genomic window:
- the LOC103442286 gene encoding gibberellin-regulated protein 14-like translates to MDFKAVILLFASILLLTTKVSSTHDQELKIKNQSERRSLFNIWIYPRIPFWSPAFRDPYQPKRPLYKPEAPIVMEATPPTSDATPPPSANTSSDCFKLCDVRCKIEKNKKICRKSCMLCCARCKCVPPGDYGTNMDKCGKCYSTDIQYHGHKCP, encoded by the exons ATGGATTTCAAAGCTGTGATCCTTCTGTTTGCCTCCATTCTCTTACTTACTACAAAG GTCTCATCTACTCATGATCAGGAACTCAAGATAAAG AATCAGAGTGAACGCCGTAGTTTATTTAATATTTGGATATATCCACGCATTCCATTTTGGAGCCCAGCATTCAGGGATCCATATCAACCAAAACGTCCACTGTATAAACCGGAGGCTCCCATAGTAATGGAGGCCACGCCACCCACTTCCGATGCAACTCCACCACCATCGGCGAATACCAGCTcag attgcttcaagttgTGTGACGTGAGGTGCAAAATCGAAAAGAACAAGAAGATCTGCAGGAAATCGTGCATGTTATGCTGTGCCCGCTGCAAATGTGTTCCGCCGGGAGACTACGGCACCAACATGGACAAGTGTGGCAAATGCTATAGTACTGATATACAGTATCACGGACACAAGTGCCCTTGA
- the LOC103411176 gene encoding uncharacterized protein: protein MADGRDAAEGSNAIASTRRRRRIWLKRKEKWLVVLGVVLHAVYMLSIFDIYFKSPIVHGMDPVTPRFSAPAKRLVLLVADGLRADKFFESDSDGNFRAPFLRSVMREKGRWGVSHARPPTESRPGHVAIIAGFYEDPSAVTKGWKANPVEFDSVFNRSRHTFSYGSPDIVPIFCAALPHSTWNSYPHEFEDFATDASFLDEWSFDQFQSLLNRSKEDQKLKELLLQDNLVVFLHLLGCDSNGHAHRPFSSIYLNNVAVVDSIAERVYNLLEDYYKDNCTAYVFTADHGMHDKGSHGDGHPSNTDTPLVVWGAGVKHPKPVSNHSDCSFRFVDDHMHDAPTPKEWGLHGIERVDVNQADIAPLMSTLLGLPGPVNSVGSLPLDYIDMTKEDEAEAVVANSKQILNQFLRKSQTKEANSLNFKPFKPLADYSSLLDQIEDLISNTDYEAARKLSEDLRDLALKGLHYFQTYDWLMLMTVIILGYIGWMTYILLHVLQSYTSLAGYMFRKEQADHRTDNTRKVQLCGCLFLGLLSIVLFMERSPPLYHTYTSMTVFLWTQIFSEYWFIKALWKDLYGRRINYFVKILATGAFSVFILEFLVNSFTERKLYTWCFLVSGVISFLYLLKSIPWRSGIPIFVCAACWFLSVFTLMPAEIPDNNRLVIWSGVMIIMIGVAARLLDLRTEGKYWLSICNHDKKKPKFPMLFQLQALLVGLSSMMVSISTSHRTEKQELLAVHQIINWSIAGFSMVLPLFSANGLLSRLTSIFLGFAPTFLLLSIGYEAVFYGALALVLISWILVENTLIYSSKVKRLSSSFSDMEDNVILDGRYLQLSDVRIPLIFMVLFNVAFFGTGNFASIASFEISSVYRFITVFSPFLMAALLIFKLFIPFLLVICVFSAITKLNRLPRLACYFLVILFSDVMTMHFFFLVRNTGSWMEIGNSISHFGIMSAQVVFVLLLFALTNIYTKDIDIGSVDCSSRKAM from the exons ATGGCGGACGGCAGAGATGCGGCGGAAGGAAGCAACGCCATAGCAAGCACGCGGAGAAGACGACGGATATGGctgaagagaaaagagaaatggCTGGTAGTACTGGGCGTAGTTCTCCACGCTGTTTACATGCTCAGCATCTTTGACATCTACTTCAAGTCCCCCATTGTCCACGGCATGGATCCCGTCACCCCCCGCTTCTCCGCTCCTGCAAAACGCCTCGTTTTGCTCGTCG CTGATGGGCTGCGAGCCGACAAATTCTTCGAGTCGGATTCCGACGGGAACTTCAGAGCACCGTTTTTGAGAAGTGTTATGAGAGAGAAAGGTCGGTGGGGAGTGTCGCACGCTCGTCCGCCGACGGAGTCGAGGCCTGGACATGTTGCTATCATTGCTGGGTTCTATGAGGATCCCAGTGCTGTTACGAAag GGTGGAAAGCTAACCCTGTTGAAttcgattcggtttttaatCGAAGCCGGCATACTTTTTCTTATGGTAGTCCGGATATAGTTCCGATTTTCTGCGCTGCATTGCCTCACAGCACCTGGAATAGTTACCCTCATGAATTTGAAGACTTTGCTACTG ATGCTTCCTTTCTGGATGAGTGGTCTTTTGATCAATTTCAGAGCCTTCTGAATCGGTCCAAAGAAGACCAGAAGTTGAAGGAGTTACTCTTACAGGATAATCTTGTTGTGTTTTTGCACTTACTTGGCTGTGATTCAAATGGTCATGCGCATAGGCCCTTTTCGTCCATATATCTCAATAATGTTGCGGTTGTTGACAGTATAGCTGAAAGGGTTTATAATCTTCTTGAAGATTATTACAAGGACAATTGTACTGCATATGTATTTACCGCTGATCATGGAATGCATGATAAAG GCAGCCATGGAGATGGACATCCTTCAAACACTGATACTCCCCTAGTTGTTTGGGGAGCAGGTGTTAAACATCCCAAGCCAGTCTCCAACCATTCTGATTGCAGTTTTCGTTTTGTTGATGATCATATGCATGATGCGCCAACACCTAAAGAATGGGGCCTTCATGGCATTGAAAGGGTGGATGTTAATCAAGCTGATATTGCACCTCTCATG TCAACTCTTCTTGGTTTGCCTGGTCCTGTAAACTCAGTTGGAAGTTTACCTCTTGATTACATAGACATGACAAAG GAAGATGAAGCTGAAGCTGTGGTTGCAAACTCAAAGCAAATTCTCAACCAGTTTCTTAGGAAGTCAC AAACAAAGGAGGcaaattcattaaattttaaGCCTTTCAAACCACTGGCCGATTATTCCTCCCTATTGGATCAGATTGAGGATCTAATATCTAATACAGACTATGAAGCTGCAAGGAAGCTGTCTGAAGATCTCAGGGATTTGGCTTTGAAAGGACTACACTATTTCCAAACTTACGATTGGCTGATGCTCATGACAGTAATTATTCTTGGGTATATCGGTTGGATGACCTATATTCTTCTCCATGTGTTGCAATCTTATACTTCATTGGCAGGGTATATGTTTAGAAAGGAGCAAGCAGATCACCGGACAGATAATACCAGAAAA GTACAACTTTGTGGATGCCTTTTTCTGGGACTACTTAGTATAGTACTGTTTATGGAGCGTTCTCCTCCTCTTTACCACACATACACGTCAATGACAGTATTTCTATGGACACAAATATTTAGTGAATATTGGTTCATCAAAGCATTATGGAAAGATTTATATGGAAGAAGAATCAATTACTTTGTGAAAATTCTAGCCACTGGTGCTTTCTCAGtattcattcttgaattcctg GTTAATAGCTTTACTGAGAGGAAGCTATACACTTGGTGTTTCCTAGTTTCCGGAGTCATATCCTTTCTCTATCTCTTAAAATCAATTCCATGGAGATCTGGCATACCAATCTTTGTTTGTGCTGCATGTTGGTTCTTGTCTGTATTTACTTTGATGCCAGCAGAAATTCCAGATAATAATCGTCTAGT GATTTGGAGTGGAGTTATGATTATTATGATCGGAGTAGCTGCCAGACTGCTAGATCTGCGCACTGAAGGAAAGTATTGGCTAAGTATCTGTAATCATGACAAGAAGAAACCTAAATTTCCCATGCTCTTCCAGTTACAG GCTCTTTTGGTTGGATTGTCATCCATGATGGTGTCGATATCAACCTCTCATAGAACAGAGAAGCAGGAACTACTCGCTGTGCACCAGATCATAAATTGGTCCATCGCTG GTTTCTCGATGGTACTTCCATTATTTTCAGCAAATGGTCTCTTGTCCCGGCTTACTTCCATATTTCTCGGTTTTGCTCCCACATTTCTTCTATTATCTATCGG ATATGAAGCTGTTTTCTACGGTGCTCTGGCCCTTGTACTCATCTCTTGGATACTAGTTGAAAACACACTTATTTACTCAAGTAAGGTGAAAAGGTTGTCAAGTTCCTTTAGCGATATGGAGGATAATGTCATACTTGATGGTAGATACTTACAGCTGTCTGACGTGAGAATTCCGTTAATCTTT ATGGTTTTATTCAACGTTGCTTTCTTTGGAACGGGAAACTTTGCGAGTATTGCAAGTTTTGAGATTTCATCAGTGTATCGGTTCATTACTGTCTTCAGT CCGTTTCTCATGGCCGCCTTACTTATCTTCAAGTTATTCATTCCGTTCCTGCTAGTCAT ATGTGTATTCAGTGCAATAACAAAGCTAAACCGACTTCCACGGTTGGCATGCTATTTTCTCGTTATACTATTTTCAGACGTAATGACTATGCATTTTTTCTTCCTG GTCCGGAATACAGGAAGCTGGATGGAAATTGGTAACAGCATCAGCCACTTCGGAATCATGAGTGCTCAAGTTGTCTTTGTGCTTTTGCTCTTTGCTCTCACGAACATATACACGAAAGATATCGACATTGGTTCAGTGGACTGCTCCTCTCGGAAAGCAATGTAG